From one Lycium ferocissimum isolate CSIRO_LF1 chromosome 7, AGI_CSIRO_Lferr_CH_V1, whole genome shotgun sequence genomic stretch:
- the LOC132064931 gene encoding cyclin-dependent kinase inhibitor 7-like has translation MENYLRKCEKIRRDNDVEVTSSLSSSTKRRKFGSANFSDNSTSPATSVTSVNIPMNYSLCSSNCKESGEVMKSIFKSLDLKLQAEGFETDNSASFNGAFSESFKQIEHCGNSEEMESSSTTTKKSTSAVNAHRKLPSAAAKIPPEAEIEEFFAAAEKREEKRFAEKYNYDIVKDVPLEGRYQWVSLKP, from the exons ATGGAAAACTATCTTAGGAAATGCGAGAAGATTAGAAGAGATAATGATGTGGAGGTGACGAGTTCTTTAAGCTCATcaacaaagagaagaaaatttggTTCTGCTAATTTTAGTGATAATTCAACTTCGCCGGCTACATCTGTAACGTCCGTTAATATTCCGATGAATTATTCGCTGTGCTCGAGTAATTGTAAAGAGTCTGGTGAAGTTATGAAGAGTATTTTCAAATCGTTAGATCTGAAG CTGCAGGCCGAAGGATTCGAAACTGACAATTCAGCTTCTTTTAACGGCGCTTTCAG TGAAAGTTTCAAGCAAATTGAGCATTGTGGAAACTCGGAAGAAATGGAGTCATCATCAACCACAACGAAAAAATCCACGTCAGCCGTTAATGCTCATCGGAAACTGCCGTCTGCGGCGGCGAAGATTCCACCGGAAGCGGAGATTGAAGAGTTTTTTGCAGCAGCAGAAAAGCGCGAGGAAAAAAGATTCGCAGAAAA GTACAATTACGATATCGTGAAGGACGTGCCATTAGAAGGACGTTACCAGTGGGTTAGTTTGAAGCCTTGA
- the LOC132064932 gene encoding uncharacterized protein LOC132064932, whose amino-acid sequence MSIDGGRFYWDRNESNSGEIVKGIVIIFAWVSIKETELKNYVNLYASLGWNSLICLADFATLYIPEKATSLAYSLLRELVEELRCRPCPVVVAAISGGSKACMYKFFQIVKGRSEAQVNLEDSQLVINCISGQIYDSCPVDFTADFGTQFAVPPTILKFPGSTKLLSLVAKGFTSGLDALFITRFGSQRSEYWRTLYSSLSFGAPFLILCSENDDIAPYQSVCKFAHGLQDMGADVKMIMWKSSCHVGLYESDPIQYSIAIDQLLAHAVSVFISRIKKLGERNGFDDMHDEISHLICDLQNAAADSNGSFQRVAGGPHDHFFLPSSSEHQNVSDSGSSSEERTDPSIWPNPSLSAHTVLGQILFDACVPKNIEGWDFKYTSSLKGQPFSSAPKHSPLNAMKYFRRSRL is encoded by the exons ATGTCAATCGACGGTGGAAGATTTTACTGGGATCGAAATGAGAGTAATTCGGGTGAAATAGTCAAAGGAATAGTGATAATCTTTGCTTGGGTTTCAATTAAGGAAACTGAATTGAAGAATTATGTTAATCTTTATGCTTCTCTTGGCTGGAATTCGCTTATATGCCTTGCCGATTTCGCCACCCT ATACATACCTGAGAAGGCTACATCTCTGGCATATTCTCTTCTAAGGGAGCTCGTCGAG GAACTAAGATGTCGCCCTTGTCCAGTTGTTGTTGCAGCTATATCTGGTGGTTCTAAGGCCTGCATGTATAAGTTTTTTCAG ATTGTTAAAGGGAGATCCGAAGCTCAAGTTAATCTG GAGGACAGCCAATTGGTCATTAACTGCATCTCAGGTCAAATTTATGATTCTTGTCCTGTTGATTTCACTGCAGACTTTGGAACACAATTTGCTGTGCCTCCCACAATTCTAAAGTTCCCCGGCTCCACAAAGCTACTGTCTTTGGTTGCGAAAGGTTTTACTTCTGGATTAGATGCCTTATTCATTACTAGGTTTGGATCCCAGCGTTCTGAATATTGGCGAACTCTTTACTCCTCACTT AGTTTTGGGGCCCCTTTTCTCATTTTGTGCTCAGAAAATGATGATATTGCTCCATATCAATCTGTATGTAAATTTGCTCACGGCTTGCAAGACATGGGGGCAGATGTCAAAATGATAATGTGGAAAAGTTCCTGTCATGTAG GTCTGTACGAGAGTGATCCAATCCAGTACAGCATTGCTATAGATCAACTACTTGCTCATGCAGTTTCAGTTTTCATTAGCAGAATTAAGAAACTAGGAGAGAGGAACGGCTTCGATGATATGCATGATGAGATATCTCACTTGATTTGTGACCTCCAAAATGCAGCAGCTGACTCCAACGGAAGTTTTCAAAGAGTTGCAGGTGGTCCGCATGATCACTTTTTCTTGCCAAGTTCATCCGAGCATCAAAATGTTAGTGATTCGGGCTCTTCCTCTGAGGAAAGAACAGATCCGTCTATTTGGCCAAATCCCAGTTTAAGTGCACACACTGTGCTTGGCCAAATCCTTTTTGATGCTTGTGTTCCTAAGAATATTGAAGGTTGGGATTTTAAGTATACTTCTTCCTTAAAAGGCCAACCATTTTCCTCAGCACCTAAGCATTCACCATTAAATGCCATGAAATACTTCCGCCGTTCACGGTTATGA
- the LOC132064933 gene encoding ferredoxin--nitrite reductase, chloroplastic-like, which produces MASFSIKFLAPSLPNPTRFSKSTTLKLNANPPQTVAAPPPEVAAERLEPRVEEKDGYWILKEQFRKGINPQEKVKIEKEPMKLFMENGIEELAKIPIEEIDQSKLTKDDIDVRLKWLGLFHRRKNQYGRFMMRLKLPNGVTTSAQTRYLASVIKKYGEEGCADITTRQNWQIRGVVLPDVPEILKGLEEVGLTSLQSGMDNVRNPVGNPLAGIDPEEIVDTRPYTNLLSQFITGNSRGNPAVSNLPRKWNPCVVGSHDLYEHPHINDLAYMPATKDGRFGFNLLVGGFFSAKRCDEAIPLDAWVPADDVVPVCKAILEAFRDLGFRGNRQKCRMMWLIDELGVEGFRAEVEKRMPQQELERASPEELVKKQWERRDYLGVHPQKQQGYSFIGLHIPVGRVQADDMDDLANLADEYGSGELRLTVEQNIIIPNIENSKIEALLKEPLLNRFSPDPPILMKGLVACTGNQFCGQAIIETKARALKITEEVQRQVSLTRPVRMHWTGCPNTCGQVQVADIGFMGCLTRDKDKKTVDGADVFLGGRIGSDSHLGEVYKKAVPCDDLVPLVVDLLIKNFGAVPREREETED; this is translated from the exons ATGGCATCTTTTTCTATCAAATTTTTGGCACCTTCATTGCCAAATCCAACTAGATTTTCCAAGAGTACAACTCTCAAGCTCAATGCAAATCCGCCACAGACGGTGGCAGCACCACCTCCAGAGGTTGCTGCTGAGAGACTAGAGCCAAGAGTTGAGGAAAAAGATGGCTATTGGATACTCAAGGAGCAGTTTAGGAAAGGGATTAATCCTCAAGAAAAGGTGAAGATTGAGAAGGAACCAATGAAGTTGTTCATGGAAAATGGCATTGAAGAACTTGCTAAAATACCCATTGAAGAGATAGATCAGTCTAAGCTTACTAAGGATGACATTGATGTCAGGCTTAAGTGGCTTGGCCTCTTCCACAGGAGAAAGAATCAGT ATGGGAGGTTCATGATGAGATTGAAGCTTCCAAATGGAGTAACAACGAGTGCTCAGACTCGATACTTGGCAAGTGTTATAAAGAAATACGGGGAGGAAGGATGTGCTGATATTACGACGAGGCAAAACTGGCAGATTCGTGGAGTTGTACTGCCTGATGTGCCTGAGATACTAAAGGGACTTGAAGAAGTTGGGTTGACCAGTTTGCAGAGTGGCATGGATAATGTCAGGAATCCAGTAGGAAATCCTCTGGCTGGAATTGATCCTGAAGAAATAGTAGACACAAGGCCTTACACTAATTTGCTCTCCCAATTTATCACTGGTAATTCACGAGGCAATCCGGCTGTTTCTAACTT GCCAAGGAAGTGGAATCCGTGTGTAGTAGGGTCCCATGATCTTTATGAGCATCCTCATATCAATGATCTTGCATACATGCCTGCCACAAAAGATGGACGATTTGGATTCAACCTGCTCGTGGGAGGGTTCTTCAGTGCGAAACGATGTGATGAGGCAATTCCTCTTGATGCATGGGTTCCAGCTGATGATGTTGTTCCGGTTTGCAAAGCAATACTCGAAGCTTTTAGAGATCTTGGATTCAGAGGGAACAGGCAGAAATGTAGAATGATGTGGTTAATCGATGAACTG GGTGTAGAAGGATTCAGGGCAGAAGTCGAAAAGAGAATGCCCCAGCAAGAGCTAGAGAGAGCATCTCCAGAAGAGTTGGTTAAGAAACAATGGGAAAGAAGAGATTATCTTGGTGTGCATCCACAGAAGCAGCAAGGCTACAGCTTTATTGGTCTTCACATTCCAGTGGGTCGTGTTCAAGCAGACGACATGGATGATCTAGCTAATTTAGCTGATGAGTATGGTTCAGGAGAGCTCCGGCTGACTGTGGAACAGAACATTATTATTCCCAacattgaaaattcaaaaattgaGGCACTTCTCAAAGAGCCTCTTCTTAACAGATTTTCACCTGATCCGCCTATTCTCATGAAAGGTTTAGTGGCTTGTACTGGTAACCAGTTTTGTGGACAAGCCATAATTGAGACAAAAGCTCGTGCCTTGAAGATTACCGAAGAGGTTCAAAGGCAAGTATCTCTGACAAGGCCAGTAAGGATGCATTGGACAGGCTGCCCCAATACGTGTGGACAAGTTCAAGTTGCAGATATTGGATTCATGGGATGCCTGACTAGAGATAAGGACAAGAAGACTGTGGACGGCGCCGATGTTTTCTTAGGTGGCAGAATAGGGAGTGATTCACATTTGGGAGAAGTATATAAGAAGGCTGTCCCCTGTGATGATTTGGTACCACTTGTTGTGGACTTACTAATTAAGAACTTTGGTGCAGTTCCACGAGAAAGAGAAGAAACAGAAGATTAA
- the LOC132062202 gene encoding GDSL esterase/lipase At1g28650-like: MASFCNGRCLLLLPLGFSCLLVVLSFADQAKETVGPFNSLYNIGDYSSSSAADHIAATLNLPSPQPHNQQGTEFFESGLNFATPGATIMSPFFFVKNGIKPPPQSHELSPIVTFMKFFYKDCFSFQDCGKNKVLRKALIFMDQPGINDYKQAFLHGKSISEASHLVPEVVETIKNSVERLINEAEAKTVMVSGILPMGCLPGFRRFDSEIRSIFGAKINILKL, from the exons ATGGCTTCGTTTTGCAACGGCCGCTGTTTGTTGCTCTTGCCATTAGGCTTCTCTTGTCTTCTAGTTGTTCTGTCTTTCGCTGATCAGGCTAAAGAAACTGTTGGCCCCTTTAATTCTCTATATAACATTGGCGACTATTCATCTTCATCAGCTGCTGATCATATTGCTGCAACCCTCAATCTGCCTTCTCCACAACCCCACAACCAACAAGGCACTGAATTCTTCGAGTCCGGTCTTAATTTTGCCACCCCCGGAGCTACCATCATGAGCCCTTTTTTCTTCGTCAAAAATGGCATCAAACCACCTCCACAGTCTCATGAGCTATCCCCGATTGTCACATtcatgaagttcttctataaaGACTGCTTCTCTTTTCAGGACTGTGGCAAAAACAAGGTTCTTCGGAAAGCTCTCATCTTTATGGATCAACCTGGAATCAATGACTATAAACAGGCCTTCTTACATGGAAAATCTATTTCCGAGGCGTCTCATCTTGTGCCTGAAGTGGTGGAGACCATTAAGAATTCAGTTGAAAGACTCATCAATGAAGCTGAAGCCAAAACTGTTATGGTTTCTGGAATTCTACCCATGGGCTGTTTACCGGGTTTTAGGA GATTTGATTCCGAGATAAGGAGCATTTTTGGagctaaaataaatattttgaaactttGA